One genomic segment of Diceros bicornis minor isolate mBicDic1 chromosome 25, mDicBic1.mat.cur, whole genome shotgun sequence includes these proteins:
- the GARIN6 gene encoding LOW QUALITY PROTEIN: Golgi-associated RAB2 interactor protein 6 (The sequence of the model RefSeq protein was modified relative to this genomic sequence to represent the inferred CDS: deleted 3 bases in 2 codons; substituted 1 base at 1 genomic stop codon), whose product MGTGHKGQERTKVVLQSGLGLDGGFVPGVGRGAVGLRFAAELPYYTAQNSPAMGRLNTPMGKLQQQLHKGRYTIFKNAPVFDSDFIQVSKRGEAIDVHNSAQMVTAGIVHTSPQLTLPDIMLLAQSAALFDDCNRYSPAIQERGKKPTQILELTRLLPLKFVKIPTHNSKKQQLCLKLATGHSFYLQLCPPSDTRDLFILXENLVYILRPPVEAYSGTQAIPAGDTIGHNWV is encoded by the exons ATGGGCACAGGTCACAAAGGGCAGGAGAGGACAAAAGTGGTCCTGCAGAGTGGTTTAGGCCTGGACGGAGGCTTCGTTCccggagtggggagaggagcagtGGGATTACGATTCGCAGCTGAG TTACCCTATTACACAGCCCAAAACAGTCCTGCAATGGGCAGGCTTAATACCCCCATGGGGAAACTGCAGCAACAACTG CACAAGGGGAGGTATACTATATTCAAGAATGCACCAGTGTTTGACAGTGAT TTCATACAGGTCAGCAAAAGAGGAGAAGCGATTGATGTGCACAACAGTGCCCAAATGGTGACTGCGGGCATTGTTCACACCAGCCCCCAGCTCACACTACCTGACATCATGCTGCTGGCCCAATCAGCTGCTCTCTTTGATGACTGTAACAGATATAGTCCCGCCATCCAGGAAAGAGGTAAAAAACCTACACAGATCTTAGAGCTAACTAGGCTGCTTCCCTTGAAGTTTGTAAAGATACCCACCCATAACAGTAAAAAACAACAGCTCTGCCTGAAGCTTGCCACAGGCCACTCTTTTTACCTTCAGCTGTGTCCCCCTTCAGATACAAGAGATCTTTTCATTCTCTGAGAAAACCTCGTTTACATCCTGAGACCACCAGTGGAGGCTTACAGTGGTACCCAGGCCATCCCAGCTGGGGACACCATTGGACATAACTGGGTTTGA